A genomic stretch from Setaria viridis chromosome 1, Setaria_viridis_v4.0, whole genome shotgun sequence includes:
- the LOC117862385 gene encoding histone H3.2 — MARTKQTARKSTGGKAPRKQLATKAARKSAPATGGVKKPHRFRPGTVALREIRKYQKSTELLIRKLPFQRLVREIAQDFKTDLRFQSSAVAALQEAAEAYLVGLFEDTNLCAIHAKRVTIMPKDIQLARRIRGERA; from the coding sequence ATGGCCCGCACGAAGCAGACGGCGCGCAAGTCGACGGGCGGCAAGGCCCCGAGGAAGCAGCTGGCGACCAAGGCGGCGCGCAAGTCGGccccggccaccggcggcgtGAAGAAGCCCCACCGCTTCCGCCCCGGCACCGTCGCGCTCCGGGAGATCCGCAAGTACCAGAAGAGCACGGAGCTGCTCATCCGCAAGCTCCCCTTCCAGCGCCTCGTCCGGGAGATCGCGCAGGACTTCAAGACCGACCTCCGCTTCCagtcctccgccgtcgccgcgctgcaGGAGGCCGCCGAGGCCTACCTCGTCGGGCTCTTCGAGGACACCAACCTCTGCGCCATCCACGCCAAGCGCGTCACCATCATGCCCAAGGACATCCAGCTCGCGCGCCGCATCAGGGGCGAGAGGGCCTGA